In Drosophila miranda strain MSH22 chromosome XR, D.miranda_PacBio2.1, whole genome shotgun sequence, the genomic window TTGTACACCGGACACCGTCCTCGGAAGTTTCTTACGGTAGGTTCAAGTGCATTGGGAATGGAATCGGTGTCCGACCTTATCAGTGCCTTGCCATGTGCGGCAGAGGCGGGTATATGAGTCATGGCCTGGCGTTGATTTCTGTGGTTTTTATGGGTGTATTGTATACAGCCAGGGACCCCATATAAATCATTGTTTTTCACCCACGGCTCCAAGATTCTCTTATGTAATGTGAAACAATTGAGATTACACAGCTTCGTTTATAATGGAATACAAATTCCTGAACCCCATAGAAATCGCCATTGGAATAACGCAGGATGAGATTGCAAAGGACTGGGAATGGCTGCAGGCGAACCTCTTCAATGTGCTCAACGAAATGGAGAACGAGGACGAGGTTACAAACTTTACTATATGCAAAATCAAATCGCTCTACACACAAAATAATCAAGATGAAACTGGCGAAACGGCCGACTTCAAGGTGATGACCTCTCAGTTTAGAAAAACCTTCAAAATGCCGGAGGAAGAGCGTCTGGTCAACTCCTACTCGGCCACGTAAGGCTTACCGGAAGATTGCGACACATTTTGAACTGAATCTTAATTGGTTATTTTTCCATTCCAGATATGTGAAGAATAAGATACCGCGTCAGGGTCAGCTATACATCTCTTTGAATCACGTCTGCTTCTACTCGTATATGCTGGGTCATGAGGTCAAGAGGATAATACGCTTTGCCGAGCTGGAGGACATCAGTCGGAATGCAAATACGATTTACTTGAAGACCACGAACAATATGACATACAATTTTACGCTGATCTTCAATGCCGGCGAGGCGCATCTGCTGATCGAGCAGCTCAACAAAATGGCCATACAACAGCTGATCCAGGATCCAGAGAGTCCAGTGGTCGATCATGATCCGTCGAACTTTGCCCGACTGGGCGCTAAATCATCGAAGAAACCGGTTCTGCTCAGGGATCTGACAGCCCGCCAGAAGTCCGAGGAGTTTCGCATTTATTTCCGCTTACCCCAAACGGAGATAATCGATGGGAAGATCAAGGCAAACATTTGGACACCCTACTCGAAACGGTTTAATGCTGGCTACATATATTTGTCGCCCAATTTCTTTTGCTTCCGCAGCGATGTCAAGGACTTGGTTAGTGTGGTCATACCCATGAAAACAATAAAGGTAAGGGGAGAACCTGTGCTTCACTGCAGCATGGTTTCATTGTATTTTTATACTGCAGAGTGTGGAGAAGAAGGACGATGGGCAGCAGCGTTTTGACAATCAAATTGTCATCATCACGTCGGAGAATGTGCCTTTCATGTTTGCCCAGATCGTCGATAGAGAGGTGCTGATATCAAAAATAACAGATCTACTCTCCCGCATTCATGTGTAAGTTGTGCCGCCCCTTTTAAATTCGAATAGTGCGCCATTTCACAATACGATCATCTGTTACAGTCCCGTGAGTCGGGAACGTGCCAAGTACGACATCTCCTGGAGCAAGCAGACAGCCTTGATGAACACATTCAAGACACAGTTCAGTTCTGACATAATCAGGAATCAGGAGGAGAAGATGGTGCGTTGGGAGGCGCATTTCCGTGACTTTGGACGCGGCATTGGCATGTTCCGCACCACCGATGTCATAAATCTCATTGTGGAGGGCATTCCGGACCAGTTGCGTCAGGAGATTTGGTTGATATTCTCCGGTGCCATTCACGACAAGGAAATGAATCCCGGATTGTACGAGGATCTGGTGGAGAAGGCTGCCTGCATTAAGGATTGCTTTGCTCACGACGAAATCGACAGGGATCTGCCCCGTTCACTGCCCGAGCATCCGGCATTCCAGAGCACAGACGGCATTGGCGCACTGAGGCGCGTCCTGCAAGCCTATGCCCTGCGCAATCCGCAGGTGGGTTACTGCCAGGCCATGAACATTGTCTCGTCGGTATTCCTGCTGTTCTGCGACGAAGAGAACGCCTTCTGGATGCTGGCCAGCCTGTGCGAGAACCTCTTGCCGGACTACTACAAGGACAAGGTGGTGGGGGCACAGATTGATCAGGGCGTGCTCAATGAACTGGTCGAAACTCATCTGGCCGATCTGCACGAGCATCTGGAGCAGCTGGGCGTCATCAAAATGATCTCCATTTCGTGGTTCCTCACCATCTTCATGAGCGTGATCAGCTACGAGAGCTCGCTACACATACTCGACTGTTTCTTCTACGAGGGCGCCAAGATCATTTTTATGGTGGCTTTGCAGATCATCGAATGGAATCGCGACAAGCTGCTCAAGTGCCAGGACGATGGCGAGGCCATGCTGGTGCTGCAAAACTATCTGGAGGGCATTTACAATCCCGACTATCAAGTGCCGCCCTCCACTGACAAACGCAAGATGGAACGCTCACAGACGCAAACTGTGCAGACCCTCATCCACGAGGCGTACACAAAATTCGGCGAGGAACTGACCCAGCAGCGCATCGAGGAGCTGCGCAACAAGCACCGACGCCTGACCATGCGTCAGTTTGACATTGACAACGAGAAGACCATTGTCAAGGCCTATTTACAGAATCCCTATTTCGATCGAAACGAGCTGCACATGCTGCTCACCATCATCCGAGAGGAAAAACACGCGTTGAAGtccatgcagcagcagcagaaggcaCAATGTTCGCTGTCGGAGACGCCGCAGCTGCTGCATCATCAATCGCCCACCAGGGTACCGAATGACCCTGTCCCTGGTGGCAGTAATGGCAGATACGAGGCCTACTGGGTCAACTATGAGGTATTCCACACACTCTTCACAGAGCTAACTCCCTGGCGGAAGTGTGTCAGCGTGGACCTTGGCGAAAAGTTGTTCAGGGTAAGAGGAGAAAAGTGGAGTAAAATTTTGTATTCTTTATCATTTCTTATGTGTTTTCAGCTCACAGACAAGAAGGGTACTGGATATCTGGATTTTGGACAGCTTATCAATGCCCTGGGCTTGGTTTGCTCCTCCAAGAGCATGGAGAAATTGAAATTGCTTTATGTGTTGCATTTGCCGCCTCTGTTATCCAAGGCGGAAATCGAACGATCACGTCGTCCGCGTCCACGGACCAAAGATGATGCCGAGGAGGCCTTTGAGGCGGAAGATTTCTTTGAGTGAGTGGAATTTGTGCTGTAAATTATTCTGTACATTTTTATGCCCGATAATCGAAGAGTTTAGGGATATATGgaagtgtatgtgtgtaacacccagaagAAAGCGTTTTCGAACCCGATATTCCGATATAGCCATGTCTATAAGATctatagcaaccaaattttgtgtgcagactcctgtgatatcaagGTTTTTCAAAGTTTTCCTGACCTTATCTAGCTGATTGCAGAATcgggatcagatcggattattattatagccagaaggaaAAAATgattctttctctctctttctcactCTTTCACTATCTCTCACACACTCTTCCTCGTGCAGCGTTCGCCACTTGCCGGAGGAGAGCGAGATATTACGtctggtgttggcgtgagaggtgaaagagagagagacggatAGATGTAGGGGATATAAACATTGTACATTTATAATCAAATAGGACATTAAGTGGAAAGAGTATAAACGAAGTGCAAGAATTAACATTAGAACATAATTAGCGCACGTGtttcctctctttctctctctttagtaaaagagagagagatagggagagaaagagagagttAGACATGCGGCAGTCATCGCGATGCATCGGCTGCGATAACAATTCCAGCGCTTACGTATTAAATGTATTGTGTAAGTTACAGTAAAGTGCATCATAAGATCACATACATATAAACTGACTGAGTGCCGGGTATAAAAGTGTAAAAGTAGCACAACGCTCCAGCTTTTTACCTGATAATTTCATGATTCTCTTTACAGCGACGATGCTTCAGAGTCCATGGAGGCTTTGCCCTCGCCCTCGGATCATCAATTTGATGCCGATGACTATGCTCTGATCAGTGCCACACAGCATTTGCATAATCTGGCGGGTATATCGGGCAATACGTTCATGGATCTATCGCGCAACACGCCCAATTTGTCGCTGAATTCCAACACCTCCTCGCTGGCGCAGCGCAATTCAACATTCTATGTGGAtctgccagcagcagcactccCGGGTACTACTACTGCTACTGCAACACGCTCCGATGCTGGGCGGGATGACGACGGCCAAGAGTTCGGCCTACGCCAGCAGGGACGTTACGAATCGATTGACACATTTTCGGATATTTCAGATCTGGGAGCGGCACGAATGACTCCGCCGCCGGGAGCGACTGCTGGAGCAGCCTCAgcttccgctgctgctgctgctgcagccgaTAAAATGCTTCTGAATGTCGAGACTATATCGAATTTCTCACAGATCAGTGACCTGGTTGCTGCCACGCGACTGGATCGTGCCGACTCGAATGCCACGGATTCGAGAAGCCTGGGCAGCCTCGGCTATCTGCTCGACCAGCCCGATGAGGGGGCCTCGGGCTCGCATCAGACCATTCCGCATTTGCGCAAGGAGAACTTCCAGCTGCTGTGGCGCAGCATCATCGAGATCATGGGCTGTGTGCAGGACGAGGAGATGCGAATGGCATGTAAGTGATGCCACAAGTCCCCAGTAATCGGTTGCATTGTAAGGCTCTTTTTCTTTACAGATGAGAATCTGCTGGAGCTGGGAAACAGCAACATCAAAAAGGAACCCAGCCTAGAGAGCTTTACCCAACTCAATTTGGGCGGCAGCGGCGATGAGGTAAGCAATCCTTAATCCCACCCAAACTGTGACGGAATGACCTTGTATAAATGTGTTCTACAGCAACCGGATAGCAATGGCAACCCCACAACGCCCGCAGCAGAGCACAGCAGCACCACCCGTCTATTTGTGGCACTCGAGGAGGAGCTCCGTCAGGCCGGCGGgaaggccagcagcagcagggatagcagcagtagcagcacaAACACCTCCGAGGCCTGGCACATATCCATCAATCAATTTATAGCCACGGTTCTCACCGTGAATACCATTGTACAAGGTTTCCAAACACCCATCCAAATAACCGAACAGGTCGAACAGCTCCAGAAGAAGCGACGCAAATGTCTATCCACCAATTACTAAATACCAGCCCCGCCATCAGTCCCG contains:
- the LOC108152150 gene encoding TBC1 domain family member 9 isoform X2; this encodes MWIEPKELLLPSTFWIAEMYSRYFVLQKRRGHGESRGFGSMLVGTYDSVWNTKPAPYRIVHRTPSSEVSYEIAIGITQDEIAKDWEWLQANLFNVLNEMENEDEVTNFTICKIKSLYTQNNQDETGETADFKVMTSQFRKTFKMPEEERLVNSYSATYVKNKIPRQGQLYISLNHVCFYSYMLGHEVKRIIRFAELEDISRNANTIYLKTTNNMTYNFTLIFNAGEAHLLIEQLNKMAIQQLIQDPESPVVDHDPSNFARLGAKSSKKPVLLRDLTARQKSEEFRIYFRLPQTEIIDGKIKANIWTPYSKRFNAGYIYLSPNFFCFRSDVKDLVSVVIPMKTIKSVEKKDDGQQRFDNQIVIITSENVPFMFAQIVDREVLISKITDLLSRIHVPVSRERAKYDISWSKQTALMNTFKTQFSSDIIRNQEEKMVRWEAHFRDFGRGIGMFRTTDVINLIVEGIPDQLRQEIWLIFSGAIHDKEMNPGLYEDLVEKAACIKDCFAHDEIDRDLPRSLPEHPAFQSTDGIGALRRVLQAYALRNPQVGYCQAMNIVSSVFLLFCDEENAFWMLASLCENLLPDYYKDKVVGAQIDQGVLNELVETHLADLHEHLEQLGVIKMISISWFLTIFMSVISYESSLHILDCFFYEGAKIIFMVALQIIEWNRDKLLKCQDDGEAMLVLQNYLEGIYNPDYQVPPSTDKRKMERSQTQTVQTLIHEAYTKFGEELTQQRIEELRNKHRRLTMRQFDIDNEKTIVKAYLQNPYFDRNELHMLLTIIREEKHALKSMQQQQKAQCSLSETPQLLHHQSPTRVPNDPVPGGSNGRYEAYWVNYEVFHTLFTELTPWRKCVSVDLGEKLFRLTDKKGTGYLDFGQLINALGLVCSSKSMEKLKLLYVLHLPPLLSKAEIERSRRPRPRTKDDAEEAFEAEDFFDDDASESMEALPSPSDHQFDADDYALISATQHLHNLAGISGNTFMDLSRNTPNLSLNSNTSSLAQRNSTFYVDLPAAALPDLGAARMTPPPGATAGAASASAAAAAAADKMLLNVETISNFSQISDLVAATRLDRADSNATDSRSLGSLGYLLDQPDEGASGSHQTIPHLRKENFQLLWRSIIEIMGCVQDEEMRMAYENLLELGNSNIKKEPSLESFTQLNLGGSGDEQPDSNGNPTTPAAEHSSTTRLFVALEEELRQAGGKASSSRDSSSSSTNTSEAWHISINQFIATVLTVNTIVQGFQTPIQITEQVEQLQKKRRKCLSTNY
- the LOC108152150 gene encoding TBC1 domain family member 9 isoform X1, yielding MWIEPKELLLPSTFWIAEMYSRYFVLQKRRGHGESRGFGSMLVGTYDSVWNTKPAPYRIVHRTPSSEVSYEIAIGITQDEIAKDWEWLQANLFNVLNEMENEDEVTNFTICKIKSLYTQNNQDETGETADFKVMTSQFRKTFKMPEEERLVNSYSATYVKNKIPRQGQLYISLNHVCFYSYMLGHEVKRIIRFAELEDISRNANTIYLKTTNNMTYNFTLIFNAGEAHLLIEQLNKMAIQQLIQDPESPVVDHDPSNFARLGAKSSKKPVLLRDLTARQKSEEFRIYFRLPQTEIIDGKIKANIWTPYSKRFNAGYIYLSPNFFCFRSDVKDLVSVVIPMKTIKSVEKKDDGQQRFDNQIVIITSENVPFMFAQIVDREVLISKITDLLSRIHVPVSRERAKYDISWSKQTALMNTFKTQFSSDIIRNQEEKMVRWEAHFRDFGRGIGMFRTTDVINLIVEGIPDQLRQEIWLIFSGAIHDKEMNPGLYEDLVEKAACIKDCFAHDEIDRDLPRSLPEHPAFQSTDGIGALRRVLQAYALRNPQVGYCQAMNIVSSVFLLFCDEENAFWMLASLCENLLPDYYKDKVVGAQIDQGVLNELVETHLADLHEHLEQLGVIKMISISWFLTIFMSVISYESSLHILDCFFYEGAKIIFMVALQIIEWNRDKLLKCQDDGEAMLVLQNYLEGIYNPDYQVPPSTDKRKMERSQTQTVQTLIHEAYTKFGEELTQQRIEELRNKHRRLTMRQFDIDNEKTIVKAYLQNPYFDRNELHMLLTIIREEKHALKSMQQQQKAQCSLSETPQLLHHQSPTRVPNDPVPGGSNGRYEAYWVNYEVFHTLFTELTPWRKCVSVDLGEKLFRLTDKKGTGYLDFGQLINALGLVCSSKSMEKLKLLYVLHLPPLLSKAEIERSRRPRPRTKDDAEEAFEAEDFFDDDASESMEALPSPSDHQFDADDYALISATQHLHNLAGISGNTFMDLSRNTPNLSLNSNTSSLAQRNSTFYVDLPAAALPGTTTATATRSDAGRDDDGQEFGLRQQGRYESIDTFSDISDLGAARMTPPPGATAGAASASAAAAAAADKMLLNVETISNFSQISDLVAATRLDRADSNATDSRSLGSLGYLLDQPDEGASGSHQTIPHLRKENFQLLWRSIIEIMGCVQDEEMRMAYENLLELGNSNIKKEPSLESFTQLNLGGSGDEQPDSNGNPTTPAAEHSSTTRLFVALEEELRQAGGKASSSRDSSSSSTNTSEAWHISINQFIATVLTVNTIVQGFQTPIQITEQVEQLQKKRRKCLSTNY